Proteins encoded by one window of Actinomycetota bacterium:
- a CDS encoding iron-sulfur cluster assembly scaffold protein has protein sequence MYSDALMGRFLEPSHAGDLDDPQGTAQAGNETCGDVVHLALVVYDGVIADARFRAQGCATAIASADVICELAIGTSITEAQTIDYPRLYRALGGIPDERTNCATIVLEALRSALEQVRTRESAPSA, from the coding sequence ATGTACAGCGACGCGCTAATGGGCCGGTTCCTCGAGCCGTCGCATGCGGGTGATCTGGACGATCCCCAGGGCACCGCTCAGGCCGGAAACGAGACCTGCGGCGACGTTGTCCACCTGGCCCTCGTGGTCTACGACGGCGTCATCGCCGACGCCCGTTTCCGGGCTCAGGGCTGCGCCACCGCCATCGCCTCGGCCGATGTCATCTGCGAGCTCGCCATCGGCACCTCGATCACGGAGGCCCAGACGATCGACTACCCCCGGCTCTACCGGGCGCTGGGCGGCATTCCCGACGAGCGCACGAACTGCGCCACCATCGTCCTGGAAGCGCTCCGGTCCGCGCTGGAGCAGGTCCGGACCCGGGAGTCGGCCCCCTCGGCCTGA
- a CDS encoding Mrp/NBP35 family ATP-binding protein: MREVLATINDPELHRSIVELGMVKGIEVAPPHVTVDLALTIPGCPLKSFFQEVLPAKIQASFPEITAVTVNLGSMTDEERKALVGGVKSESPSSFAGPQSRTTVLAIGSGKGGVGKSTLTANLAAALAKRGHSVGLLDADIWGFSSSRMLGTSAKPTVIDERLIVPVEAYGFKMISMGNLVEDDRPVVMRGPMLHKILQSFLSDVHWEEPDYLLIDMPPGTGDISLSLSQFVPGCSIILVTTPQQAAEKVAERAGHMAGKVGMKVAGVIENMAYALCEHCGERTYPFGSGGGQELAETFGAPLLGQIPLDPPMGALADHGKPSVIVTPESPSAKAFEEVTEALVKLIPPKPRSRMRKSLPLIMSPSAAPAHTG; encoded by the coding sequence GTGCGAGAGGTTCTCGCCACCATCAACGACCCCGAGCTCCACCGCAGCATCGTGGAGCTGGGCATGGTCAAGGGTATCGAGGTCGCTCCGCCGCACGTCACGGTCGACCTGGCCCTCACCATTCCCGGATGCCCCCTCAAGTCCTTCTTCCAGGAGGTCCTGCCGGCCAAGATCCAGGCCTCCTTCCCCGAGATCACCGCAGTCACGGTCAACCTCGGGTCCATGACCGACGAGGAGCGCAAAGCTCTGGTCGGCGGGGTGAAGAGTGAAAGCCCCTCCTCTTTTGCCGGCCCGCAGTCGCGCACCACGGTGCTGGCCATTGGAAGCGGAAAGGGCGGGGTCGGCAAATCGACCCTCACCGCCAACCTCGCAGCGGCCCTGGCCAAACGAGGTCACTCGGTCGGCCTTCTGGACGCCGACATCTGGGGATTCTCCTCCTCCCGAATGCTGGGGACCTCGGCCAAGCCGACCGTCATCGACGAGCGCCTTATCGTCCCCGTCGAGGCTTACGGCTTCAAGATGATCTCCATGGGCAACCTGGTCGAGGACGACCGCCCGGTCGTCATGCGAGGCCCCATGCTCCACAAGATCCTTCAGAGCTTCTTGTCCGACGTTCACTGGGAGGAGCCGGACTACCTCCTCATCGACATGCCCCCCGGCACCGGTGACATCTCCCTTTCTCTGTCGCAGTTCGTCCCCGGTTGTTCGATCATCCTCGTCACCACCCCCCAGCAGGCTGCCGAGAAGGTGGCCGAGAGGGCCGGGCATATGGCCGGCAAGGTTGGGATGAAGGTGGCGGGGGTCATCGAAAACATGGCTTACGCCCTCTGCGAGCACTGCGGAGAGCGGACCTACCCGTTCGGCAGCGGCGGCGGCCAGGAGCTTGCCGAGACGTTCGGGGCGCCGCTTCTCGGCCAGATCCCGCTGGACCCACCGATGGGCGCCCTCGCCGACCACGGCAAGCCTTCGGTGATCGTCACCCCGGAGTCACCCTCGGCGAAGGCTTTCGAAGAGGTCACCGAGGCCCTGGTCAAGCTGATTCCACCCAAACCCAGAAGCCGGATGCGCAAGTCGCTCCCGCTCATCATGAGCCCTTCGGCCGCCCCCGCCCACACCGGCTGA
- a CDS encoding HTTM domain-containing protein — translation MAQDQLPAPTPATRSMRSRVVSSLFAPLDLAALAYFRIVFGLVVCWESWRYFKLGWIDAFFVDPPFLFTYWPFHFVDPWPGWGMKAHFLVLGAAGILVALGAFYRASASVLFVAMTYFFLLDKANYLNHLYLVCLLAFLMIFLPAHRTWSVDVRRKPSLRADTAPAWTLWLLRFQLALPYFFGGIAKLNPDWLKGEPLRMWLAEDVDFPLIGRFFTEEPVVRLMTYGALALDLLVVLFLLASRKTRPFAYAAAVAFHFMNSRLFNIGIFPWLMIAGTAIFFPPDTPRRILEDLRRRPGSLRSIAWWIGMAGGAWLGWKLPTTFTLPQVAIGGLGIAILCWSLAELLRPLPAVPVASEPQQENDRATGPALRPPRPVLALLVLWVAVQVLLPFRHLAVPGNVYWTEEGQRFSWMMLVRSKEGRVIYEVTDVSRGQTWELFPENYLTRRQSLTLRDKPDMIVQFAHYIQDRLREDGYPEVEIRAITAISLNNKPERPVIDRNVDLTKVKVPWLGKADWITAEEP, via the coding sequence TTGGCTCAAGATCAACTGCCCGCACCAACTCCGGCAACCCGGTCGATGCGCAGCCGGGTCGTCTCGTCGTTGTTTGCTCCGCTCGACCTTGCCGCCCTTGCCTACTTCCGGATCGTGTTCGGCCTGGTGGTCTGCTGGGAGTCCTGGAGATACTTCAAGCTCGGGTGGATCGACGCCTTCTTCGTCGATCCTCCGTTCCTGTTCACCTACTGGCCGTTTCACTTCGTAGACCCGTGGCCGGGCTGGGGGATGAAGGCTCACTTCCTGGTCCTCGGCGCCGCAGGCATCCTGGTCGCCCTGGGAGCGTTCTACCGGGCGTCCGCCTCGGTGCTGTTCGTTGCGATGACGTACTTCTTCCTGCTCGACAAGGCCAACTACCTCAACCACCTCTACCTGGTCTGCCTCCTCGCTTTTCTGATGATCTTCCTGCCCGCCCACCGGACGTGGTCGGTAGACGTCCGGAGGAAGCCGTCCCTTAGGGCAGACACCGCCCCGGCCTGGACCCTGTGGCTGCTTCGCTTCCAGCTGGCGCTTCCGTACTTCTTCGGGGGCATAGCCAAGCTGAACCCCGACTGGTTAAAAGGGGAGCCGCTCAGGATGTGGCTGGCCGAGGACGTGGACTTTCCTCTCATCGGCCGGTTCTTCACCGAGGAGCCGGTCGTCAGGCTGATGACCTACGGCGCGTTGGCGCTGGACCTGCTGGTCGTCCTCTTCCTGCTGGCGTCCCGGAAAACCCGGCCCTTCGCATACGCCGCCGCAGTCGCTTTCCACTTCATGAACTCGAGGCTGTTCAACATCGGCATCTTCCCGTGGCTGATGATCGCAGGCACGGCAATCTTCTTTCCTCCCGACACCCCCAGACGGATTCTCGAGGACCTCCGGCGCCGGCCCGGCTCGCTGCGATCGATTGCATGGTGGATTGGGATGGCCGGCGGCGCTTGGCTCGGCTGGAAGCTGCCGACGACCTTCACGCTGCCCCAGGTGGCGATAGGCGGCCTCGGAATCGCAATCCTCTGCTGGAGCCTGGCCGAGCTGTTGCGGCCCCTACCGGCCGTTCCTGTGGCCTCCGAGCCGCAGCAGGAGAACGATCGGGCGACCGGGCCGGCGCTTCGCCCGCCCCGGCCGGTGCTCGCCCTTCTGGTCCTATGGGTCGCCGTGCAGGTGTTGCTGCCTTTCAGGCACCTGGCCGTGCCCGGCAACGTCTACTGGACCGAGGAGGGACAGCGGTTCTCATGGATGATGCTCGTTCGGTCCAAGGAGGGCCGGGTCATCTACGAGGTGACCGACGTGAGCCGGGGTCAGACGTGGGAGCTGTTCCCCGAGAACTACCTGACCCGAAGGCAATCCCTGACGCTTAGGGACAAGCCCGACATGATCGTTCAGTTCGCCCACTACATCCAGGACCGGCTCCGGGAAGACGGCTACCCGGAGGTGGAGATACGGGCAATCACCGCCATCTCGTTGAACAACAAGCCGGAGCGCCCGGTCATCGACCGGAACGTCGACCTGACGAAGGTAAAGGTTCCCTGGTTGGGCAAAGCAGACTGGATCACGGCTGAGGAGCCCTAG
- a CDS encoding aerial mycelium formation protein produces MTEKNSRRDDRILDPELLNDAASMSTTDLRSRRDEVRELEAEFSYARRLLQGKIDILAAELKRRSEGGEAGMGDLVSRLPSILADEPRSGGATRLLESDLPRNAGKFRRYTERLATGLAHIETSTPEELTAMVTELGAEERKVSEDRRRAQKIIDGLNAELVRRYQKGDEDPSALLSS; encoded by the coding sequence TTGACGGAGAAGAATTCCAGGCGGGACGACAGGATCCTCGATCCCGAGCTCCTCAACGACGCGGCCTCGATGTCCACCACCGACCTGCGCAGCCGCCGGGACGAGGTCCGTGAGCTGGAAGCGGAGTTCAGCTATGCCCGCCGCCTTCTGCAGGGCAAGATCGACATCCTGGCCGCCGAGCTGAAGCGGCGCTCGGAGGGCGGAGAGGCCGGCATGGGAGACCTGGTCAGCCGGCTGCCCTCCATCCTTGCCGACGAGCCCCGCTCCGGCGGCGCCACCCGCCTGCTGGAGTCCGATCTCCCTCGCAACGCCGGCAAGTTCCGCAGGTACACCGAGAGGCTGGCTACCGGACTGGCACACATCGAGACCTCAACCCCCGAAGAGCTCACCGCGATGGTCACCGAGCTGGGAGCCGAGGAGCGAAAGGTCTCCGAAGACCGCCGGCGGGCCCAAAAGATCATCGACGGGCTGAACGCAGAGCTGGTGAGGCGGTACCAGAAGGGTGATGAGGACCCCTCGGCTCTTTTGAGCAGCTAG
- a CDS encoding HD domain-containing phosphohydrolase produces the protein MNEPPSQSGPPAEFETETDYRAELERTRSQLLVFARDMSAVYQRKREHEQKLGALLEELRTDYLSIVETLALVVEAKDQYTANHLERCKRYGIALTSRIDAAMITPQLQYGFLLHDVGKIGIPEAILMKPGPLTSEEMTVMRTHPLIGVQIVAPMRRVLDEVTVEVIRHHHERFDGNGYPDGLKGEDIPLSARIFSVVDSFDAMTTNRPYRKALPLDEALTRLRAEAGKQFDPDVVAEFELLMQSIQSPEDW, from the coding sequence GTGAACGAACCCCCCTCCCAGTCCGGCCCCCCGGCCGAGTTCGAGACGGAGACCGACTACCGGGCCGAGCTTGAACGAACCCGCTCGCAGCTCCTGGTGTTCGCCCGGGACATGAGTGCGGTTTACCAGAGGAAGCGGGAGCACGAACAAAAGCTCGGCGCCCTGCTCGAGGAGCTCCGAACCGACTACCTCTCGATTGTGGAGACCCTCGCCCTGGTGGTGGAGGCCAAGGACCAGTACACCGCCAACCACCTCGAACGGTGCAAGCGTTACGGCATCGCGCTGACCAGCCGTATCGATGCGGCGATGATCACCCCGCAGCTCCAGTACGGATTCCTCCTGCACGACGTCGGCAAGATCGGCATCCCGGAGGCGATCCTCATGAAGCCCGGACCGCTGACCTCCGAGGAGATGACCGTCATGAGAACCCACCCCTTGATCGGGGTACAGATCGTCGCCCCGATGCGCCGGGTGCTGGACGAGGTGACGGTGGAGGTCATCCGCCACCACCACGAGCGGTTCGACGGCAACGGGTACCCGGACGGCCTCAAAGGGGAGGACATCCCGCTGTCGGCCAGGATCTTCAGCGTCGTGGACAGCTTCGACGCCATGACCACGAACCGGCCCTACCGCAAGGCCCTTCCCCTGGATGAGGCTCTCACCCGCCTCAGGGCCGAAGCGGGCAAGCAGTTCGATCCCGATGTCGTGGCCGAGTTCGAGCTGCTGATGCAGAGCATCCAGTCTCCCGAGGACTGGTAA
- a CDS encoding GNAT family N-acetyltransferase — protein sequence MEVTAHPIEGAFDLPEWQELLEADPNRHVFATPEWSRLWWNRFGEGKQEGLVLTFSDPGTVALAALTIDRTEEGRRVRFLGGDDLTDYQGPLIASERHRPAVAEAFIRYLVETFDDWDYLEAKGLPVPFHFSEWLVEAADRMKLRFELELHELTAVLMLPDSWDTYLAGLGKKKRHELERKTRRFEREAPDAVLRSTGDETLEADIEAFIRLHKTSAGEKGEFMLPAREEFFREIARTLQPMGMLALDFLELDDKPIAATISFRYDNVFYLYNSAYDLTLRPISPGLILVSRLIQRSIGEKARRFDFLRGRERYKYDLGAEALPLHWILIRHPSGMATESGRPSK from the coding sequence GTGGAAGTCACAGCTCATCCGATAGAAGGCGCCTTCGACCTGCCCGAGTGGCAGGAGCTGCTCGAGGCAGACCCGAACAGGCACGTCTTCGCCACCCCCGAGTGGAGCCGCCTGTGGTGGAACCGGTTTGGGGAGGGCAAACAGGAGGGCCTGGTGCTGACCTTTTCCGACCCCGGCACGGTCGCGCTGGCCGCGTTGACCATCGACCGAACGGAAGAAGGCCGCAGAGTCCGCTTTCTGGGAGGCGACGACCTCACCGACTACCAGGGCCCGCTGATCGCGTCCGAGAGGCACCGTCCCGCGGTGGCCGAGGCGTTCATCCGGTACCTCGTTGAGACGTTCGACGACTGGGACTACCTGGAGGCCAAGGGACTTCCTGTGCCTTTCCACTTCTCGGAGTGGCTGGTTGAGGCCGCAGACCGGATGAAGCTCCGGTTCGAGCTGGAGCTGCATGAGCTGACGGCGGTGCTGATGCTCCCGGACTCCTGGGACACCTACCTCGCCGGCCTGGGCAAGAAGAAGCGGCACGAGCTGGAGAGGAAGACCCGCCGTTTTGAACGGGAGGCCCCCGACGCCGTGCTGCGCAGCACCGGCGACGAAACGCTCGAGGCGGACATCGAGGCGTTCATCCGCCTCCACAAGACCAGCGCCGGCGAGAAGGGCGAGTTCATGCTGCCCGCCCGCGAGGAGTTCTTCCGGGAGATCGCCCGCACCCTCCAGCCGATGGGGATGCTGGCGCTCGACTTCCTCGAGCTGGACGACAAGCCGATCGCCGCCACCATCTCGTTCCGGTACGACAACGTCTTTTACCTGTACAACTCGGCCTACGACCTCACCCTGCGCCCGATATCGCCCGGGCTGATCCTGGTCTCCCGCCTGATACAGCGATCGATTGGCGAAAAGGCCAGGCGTTTCGATTTCCTGAGGGGCCGGGAACGGTACAAGTACGACCTGGGGGCGGAGGCGCTGCCTCTCCACTGGATCCTGATCCGCCACCCTTCCGGGATGGCGACGGAATCCGGCCGTCCCAGTAAGTAA
- a CDS encoding glycosyltransferase produces the protein MLVVHSNPLAEPGSGDAGGMTVYVRQMAASLAQRGIEVDIFTRRDSADSKTEVTLRPGVRVIQVEAGAPGLSKEQIPAYLPEFSANLLKFVESSGISYDVVHSHYWLSGKVAAIVAARWGVPFVHTFHTLGREKNRARRPGDLMEPEFRLDGEARVIADACAIVASTAEERKALIDLYSAHPERIHLIPPGVDHATFRPDNREAAKHALGLEGKKVMLFVGRLQPLKAADVAIEALGHLVRWGRVGLDDVRLLIVGGSSGKSGSGESERLAELVAGLGLSEAVQFVPAQPHNRLPAYYQAADVCLVPSYTESFGLVALEAQASGVPVVGSAVGGLKAIVRHGQTGYLVAPGASESFAERTWMVLSDDRLSESMGRLAVCSSGDFAWDRSAGELHDLYTAGSKSNDCSPSSMWSGKKPFGSRTIVLKRS, from the coding sequence ATGCTTGTCGTGCACTCCAACCCCCTGGCCGAGCCCGGCTCGGGTGACGCCGGCGGCATGACGGTCTACGTCCGGCAGATGGCCGCAAGCCTCGCCCAGCGGGGCATCGAGGTGGACATCTTCACCCGGCGAGACTCAGCGGACTCGAAGACCGAGGTCACCCTCCGGCCGGGCGTGCGGGTCATCCAGGTCGAGGCCGGGGCTCCCGGCCTATCAAAGGAGCAGATCCCCGCCTACCTGCCCGAGTTCAGCGCCAACCTGCTCAAGTTCGTCGAGAGCTCAGGGATTTCCTACGACGTCGTCCACAGCCACTACTGGCTTTCGGGCAAGGTGGCCGCCATCGTCGCCGCCCGCTGGGGGGTCCCTTTCGTACACACCTTCCACACCCTCGGCCGCGAGAAGAACCGCGCCCGCCGTCCGGGAGACCTCATGGAGCCGGAGTTCCGGCTGGACGGGGAGGCGCGGGTGATCGCCGACGCCTGCGCGATCGTGGCCAGCACCGCGGAGGAGCGCAAGGCCCTCATCGATCTCTACTCGGCTCACCCGGAGCGCATCCACCTCATCCCGCCGGGCGTGGACCATGCCACGTTCCGCCCCGACAACCGGGAGGCGGCCAAGCACGCCCTCGGCCTCGAGGGCAAGAAGGTCATGCTCTTCGTCGGCCGGCTGCAGCCGTTGAAGGCGGCCGACGTCGCCATCGAAGCTCTGGGACATCTGGTCCGCTGGGGAAGGGTGGGCCTGGACGACGTGCGTCTTCTGATCGTCGGAGGGTCCAGCGGCAAGTCCGGCTCGGGGGAGTCCGAGAGGCTGGCGGAGCTGGTTGCCGGTCTGGGCCTGTCGGAGGCGGTCCAGTTCGTCCCGGCGCAGCCGCACAACCGCCTGCCCGCCTACTACCAGGCGGCCGACGTGTGCCTGGTCCCCTCCTACACCGAGTCGTTCGGCCTGGTTGCGCTGGAGGCCCAGGCGTCGGGGGTCCCGGTGGTGGGATCCGCTGTCGGAGGCCTGAAGGCCATCGTCCGTCACGGGCAGACCGGCTACCTCGTGGCGCCCGGGGCGTCGGAGTCATTCGCAGAGCGGACGTGGATGGTCCTGTCGGACGACCGCCTCTCGGAGAGCATGGGCAGGCTGGCGGTCTGCTCGTCCGGCGACTTCGCGTGGGACCGCTCGGCCGGTGAGCTGCACGATCTTTACACCGCAGGGTCCAAGAGCAACGACTGTTCCCCCTCTTCGATGTGGAGTGGGAAGAAACCTTTCGGGTCGCGAACAATTGTCCTGAAGCGGTCTTGA
- the proC gene encoding pyrroline-5-carboxylate reductase — translation MDTDRKVAVLGSGKMGEILAAGMVRSGVCSAGQILVTDADPDRLQQVAGRHGFSAAKSNREAVEEAGVVVLAVKPKDIDGLLAEIGPALGAGTLVISIAAGITTGALEHGLGDGATVVRAMPNAASSVGEGITAICPGSAAGDEHLAVARELLEGVGPVLSVGEAYIDAVTAVSGSGPAYFALFAEAMVDAGVTVGLPREISARLVAQTMKGTAALITQGMEPVEVRAAVTSPGGTTAMAVRELERAGVRAGILNAVQAAFDRARGLAGAEGK, via the coding sequence ATGGACACAGATCGCAAGGTAGCCGTTCTCGGCTCCGGCAAGATGGGCGAGATCCTCGCCGCAGGCATGGTTCGCTCCGGCGTCTGTTCCGCCGGGCAGATTCTGGTCACCGACGCCGACCCGGATCGTCTCCAGCAGGTAGCCGGCCGCCATGGCTTTTCGGCCGCAAAGAGCAACCGGGAGGCCGTCGAGGAAGCCGGGGTCGTGGTACTGGCGGTCAAGCCCAAGGACATCGACGGTCTGCTCGCCGAGATCGGCCCCGCTCTGGGGGCCGGCACTCTGGTTATCTCAATCGCTGCGGGCATCACCACCGGCGCCCTGGAACACGGTTTGGGCGACGGGGCAACTGTGGTTCGCGCCATGCCGAACGCCGCGTCCTCTGTTGGCGAAGGCATCACTGCCATCTGCCCGGGCAGCGCAGCCGGCGACGAACACCTGGCCGTGGCCCGGGAGCTGCTGGAGGGCGTGGGGCCGGTCCTGTCGGTGGGCGAGGCCTACATCGACGCGGTGACGGCGGTCTCCGGCTCTGGTCCCGCCTACTTCGCCCTTTTCGCCGAGGCTATGGTCGATGCCGGCGTCACGGTTGGCCTGCCCCGGGAGATCTCAGCCCGGCTCGTGGCCCAAACTATGAAGGGCACGGCAGCGTTGATCACCCAGGGGATGGAGCCGGTGGAGGTTCGCGCAGCCGTCACCTCTCCCGGAGGCACCACCGCGATGGCGGTCCGGGAGTTGGAGAGGGCCGGGGTGCGTGCCGGAATCCTGAACGCCGTTCAAGCTGCCTTCGACCGGGCCAGAGGGCTGGCAGGAGCCGAAGGCAAGTAG
- a CDS encoding helix-turn-helix domain-containing protein: protein MAREKQGFQFLTVSEVALLMRVSNMTVYRLIKSGALKAVQVGNRYRVKESDVHQYLDDHYVRAV, encoded by the coding sequence ATGGCTCGTGAAAAACAGGGGTTCCAGTTTCTGACCGTGAGCGAGGTCGCTCTGCTGATGCGTGTATCCAACATGACGGTTTACCGACTGATCAAGTCCGGAGCTCTAAAGGCGGTGCAGGTCGGTAACCGCTACCGGGTTAAAGAGTCGGATGTTCACCAGTATCTTGATGACCATTACGTCAGGGCGGTCTAG
- a CDS encoding Clp1/GlmU family protein, which produces MARVSQKELIDRLVESCHTIVLLGGIDSGKTSFGLSLAEAARRKGISVAYVDADLDQSTVGPPTCVGLKFCTDLERVDAQTVRDADELGFVGAYSAEGNLTAVVAGTARLVNHARDAGCRLVIVDTGTLISGTDAELLKFHKLDLVRPDHVVGFQRGEELDPILGVLSRFFSLDVTALKVDGEIAERSAEDRLAAREKALASFFVPPISKWRVKRTVFMPTLAPDTDARRLDGLLVGLEDGKGKCRGIGLLEYTEEGDVLRMVSSVGTGARGLRLGSVRLTVEGKTIGRFEAEEIFSS; this is translated from the coding sequence GTGGCGCGTGTTTCTCAGAAAGAGTTGATCGACCGGCTCGTCGAGTCGTGCCACACCATCGTCCTGCTCGGGGGCATCGACTCCGGTAAAACCAGCTTCGGGCTCAGCCTCGCGGAAGCCGCCCGGCGTAAGGGAATCTCGGTTGCCTACGTCGACGCCGACCTGGACCAGTCCACGGTCGGCCCGCCTACCTGTGTGGGCCTCAAGTTCTGCACCGACCTGGAGAGGGTTGACGCCCAGACCGTCCGGGACGCCGACGAGCTCGGCTTCGTCGGCGCCTACTCGGCCGAGGGAAACCTGACGGCGGTGGTGGCCGGAACCGCCCGCCTGGTCAACCACGCCCGGGACGCCGGGTGCCGGCTCGTCATCGTCGACACGGGAACGCTCATCTCCGGGACGGACGCCGAGCTGCTCAAATTCCACAAGCTGGACCTGGTCCGGCCCGACCACGTGGTCGGCTTTCAAAGAGGCGAGGAGCTCGACCCCATCCTCGGCGTTCTAAGCCGCTTCTTCTCGCTCGACGTCACGGCACTCAAGGTCGACGGTGAGATCGCCGAACGGTCCGCCGAGGACCGGCTCGCGGCCCGGGAGAAGGCCCTCGCCTCCTTCTTCGTCCCGCCGATATCCAAGTGGCGGGTTAAGCGGACGGTTTTTATGCCCACGCTCGCTCCCGACACCGATGCGAGGCGCCTGGACGGCCTGCTGGTGGGGCTCGAGGACGGCAAGGGCAAGTGCCGCGGCATCGGCCTTCTGGAGTACACCGAGGAGGGCGATGTGCTCAGGATGGTATCGTCAGTAGGCACCGGTGCCAGAGGTCTCAGGCTCGGATCGGTCCGCCTGACCGTGGAAGGTAAGACCATCGGCAGGTTCGAAGCAGAAGAGATCTTCAGCAGCTAG
- a CDS encoding AURKAIP1/COX24 domain-containing protein: MSSVVKKRRKKMRKKKHKKMLKRTRWQRRQQGK; the protein is encoded by the coding sequence TTGTCATCTGTCGTAAAGAAGCGCAGGAAAAAGATGCGCAAGAAGAAGCACAAGAAGATGTTGAAGCGGACGCGCTGGCAGCGCCGGCAGCAGGGTAAGTAG
- a CDS encoding SAM-dependent chlorinase/fluorinase, with translation MTFLSDFGLADEYVAVCKAVIRSIAPGAEIADISHLIEPYGVRQGAVVLYESVPYFPQSVHLAVVDPGVGSARRAVILSVAGGSSLLVGPDNGLLMPSAARLGGVEGAWEIANPELGLPVRSSTFHGRDVFSPAAAHLFLGVAPAEFGPGVDPGSLVRLEETTVADLGSHLSGEVVHVDRFGNLQTNLRSVHLDRLNAVPGDRLQVRLGERVVEATVRRSYSFGEVGELQLVVDSHGCVAICVNEGSAALLTGARPGSTVLLGAGGFAEG, from the coding sequence ATAACCTTTCTCTCCGACTTCGGACTGGCCGACGAGTACGTCGCAGTCTGCAAGGCGGTGATTAGGAGTATCGCTCCGGGTGCGGAGATCGCAGACATCAGCCACCTCATCGAGCCCTACGGGGTGCGTCAGGGTGCCGTGGTGCTGTATGAGTCCGTCCCCTACTTCCCACAATCGGTCCACCTCGCAGTTGTCGACCCGGGTGTTGGTTCGGCCCGGCGCGCCGTGATCCTCTCGGTAGCCGGCGGCAGCTCGCTGCTGGTCGGGCCCGACAACGGCCTCCTTATGCCCTCCGCCGCCCGTCTGGGCGGCGTCGAGGGCGCCTGGGAGATCGCCAACCCCGAGCTGGGCCTCCCGGTCCGCTCCTCGACCTTCCACGGGCGGGACGTCTTCTCTCCGGCGGCCGCCCACCTGTTCCTAGGGGTCGCCCCGGCAGAGTTCGGTCCCGGGGTCGACCCAGGCTCCCTGGTGCGGCTGGAGGAGACCACGGTGGCGGACCTCGGCAGCCACCTGAGCGGCGAGGTCGTGCACGTCGACCGGTTCGGGAACCTGCAGACCAACCTTCGTAGTGTCCACCTGGACCGCCTGAACGCCGTACCCGGCGACCGGCTGCAGGTCCGTCTGGGAGAGCGCGTTGTGGAGGCGACCGTACGCCGGTCTTACTCCTTCGGCGAGGTGGGGGAGCTGCAGCTGGTGGTGGACTCGCACGGCTGCGTCGCGATCTGCGTCAACGAGGGGAGTGCGGCCCTGCTGACCGGCGCCCGGCCCGGTTCGACCGTGCTGCTGGGAGCTGGAGGGTTTGCGGAGGGCTAG
- a CDS encoding GlsB/YeaQ/YmgE family stress response membrane protein codes for MGSFLYAIIVGGIAGWLASMVTGTNERMGCLLNIVAGIVGGFIGAWVFQKTGMQMPGGTWVGPIVVSFVGAAILLGIVRLLTGRG; via the coding sequence ATGGGTTCGTTTCTCTACGCAATCATCGTCGGCGGGATCGCCGGCTGGCTGGCCAGCATGGTTACGGGCACCAACGAGCGGATGGGTTGCCTGTTGAACATCGTCGCAGGGATAGTCGGGGGGTTCATTGGAGCCTGGGTCTTCCAGAAGACCGGCATGCAGATGCCGGGAGGAACCTGGGTGGGCCCGATTGTGGTGTCGTTCGTCGGCGCAGCGATTCTGCTGGGCATCGTTCGGTTGTTGACCGGGCGGGGCTAG
- a CDS encoding response regulator transcription factor, with translation MAIDVVVVDDTKHVLDMLVSLLTLDGFNIVGQGSSGAQAVELAAEHRPAVMVIDHAMAGMNGLEASRRILADAPDQNIILYTAYVDKDLKQQAAGVGVALCVGKAEGLETLERAICELTLQLGK, from the coding sequence TTGGCGATAGACGTAGTGGTCGTCGACGACACCAAACACGTGCTGGACATGCTCGTGTCGCTTCTTACCCTGGACGGGTTCAACATCGTCGGCCAGGGCAGCAGCGGCGCCCAGGCCGTGGAGCTGGCGGCCGAGCACCGTCCGGCCGTCATGGTCATAGACCACGCCATGGCCGGGATGAACGGCCTCGAGGCCTCCCGGCGCATCCTCGCCGACGCCCCGGACCAGAACATCATTCTCTACACCGCCTACGTGGACAAAGACCTCAAGCAGCAGGCGGCCGGCGTTGGGGTGGCGTTGTGCGTCGGCAAGGCCGAGGGCCTCGAGACGCTGGAGCGGGCGATCTGCGAGCTGACCCTTCAGCTCGGGAAGTAG